A genomic window from Bacteroidota bacterium includes:
- a CDS encoding T9SS type A sorting domain-containing protein — protein sequence MPGSLSGTTVTVSPASTTTYTVTGTTGNGCTATATRTITVNPSPTVTTTTTGAAICSGSSTTITASGATTYAWMPGSLSGATVTVSPASTTTYTVTGTTGLCSGTTTQMITVNPNPGVTSSSSSPSVCQNGNVTLTASGATTYNWMPGSMSGTSITVTPLSTTTYTVTGTDVNGCSNTSTLTITVNSLPTVTASSSSSTVCSGSAVTLTASGASTYNWMPINVNGNPVTGNPVSNTTYTVTGTDAVGCSSTATVIVNVNALPNVTASESATSVCTGDAVTLSASGANTYLWQPINTTGATVTDVPASTTTYTVTGTDLNGCANTAQETVTVNPLPIITATGDSLICEGNSANLSASGATNYTWNPGALNGSTVAVSPAATTSYTVLGTDANGCNGSATFTVTVDTPPVAGNIIINGTTLTSSVVGTTYQWYLNGNPVSGATSQSYTATQNGTYTVEVFDAAGCGSGQSSGVTDPTGISVSSSVEFINLYPNPNNGHFTLNFNLTEKSDCTVDIYNALGQLIYREALGDFSGEYKKDLDLSNYGKGVYSVRLKTGTKELAIKTIVY from the coding sequence ACGACGGGCAATGGTTGCACTGCAACGGCAACAAGAACAATTACAGTGAATCCTTCTCCAACTGTTACAACAACCACAACCGGCGCAGCTATTTGTTCTGGAAGCTCAACCACGATCACGGCAAGTGGTGCTACAACTTATGCGTGGATGCCCGGTAGTTTGTCGGGAGCTACGGTTACCGTTTCTCCTGCGTCAACTACTACCTACACTGTGACGGGCACCACTGGGTTGTGTTCTGGCACAACCACACAAATGATCACCGTAAATCCGAATCCGGGCGTAACATCTTCTTCATCGTCCCCATCGGTCTGCCAGAATGGAAACGTTACACTGACCGCTTCGGGTGCAACAACCTACAACTGGATGCCGGGAAGCATGAGCGGAACAAGCATTACTGTTACGCCACTATCGACCACAACTTATACTGTTACCGGAACAGATGTGAACGGATGTTCGAACACTTCGACACTCACCATTACTGTGAATTCATTGCCAACCGTCACGGCTTCTTCATCAAGTAGCACTGTCTGTTCTGGAAGCGCAGTTACACTTACTGCATCAGGAGCATCAACTTATAACTGGATGCCGATTAATGTGAATGGAAATCCTGTTACCGGTAATCCTGTTTCAAACACTACTTACACCGTAACAGGAACGGATGCTGTTGGATGTTCCAGCACTGCAACGGTCATTGTCAACGTGAATGCTCTTCCGAATGTTACTGCATCAGAATCTGCAACGTCGGTTTGCACCGGGGATGCTGTTACTCTCAGCGCGAGCGGCGCAAACACTTATTTGTGGCAACCGATAAACACAACGGGAGCAACCGTGACCGACGTTCCTGCATCAACAACAACGTATACCGTAACAGGAACCGATTTGAATGGATGCGCAAACACTGCACAGGAAACGGTAACTGTAAATCCGCTACCGATAATAACTGCAACAGGGGATTCGCTTATTTGCGAAGGAAATTCAGCAAATCTTTCCGCAAGCGGTGCAACAAATTATACCTGGAATCCGGGTGCGCTCAACGGATCAACTGTTGCAGTTTCTCCGGCTGCAACTACTTCCTATACCGTGTTGGGAACGGATGCAAACGGATGCAATGGATCTGCAACTTTTACCGTCACCGTCGATACGCCACCGGTTGCCGGAAATATTATCATCAATGGAACTACATTAACATCAAGCGTTGTCGGCACAACTTATCAGTGGTATTTAAATGGAAATCCTGTCTCCGGCGCAACTTCACAATCGTACACCGCAACACAGAATGGAACTTATACCGTGGAAGTATTTGATGCAGCAGGTTGCGGTTCCGGACAATCTTCCGGCGTAACAGACCCAACAGGTATTTCTGTTTCGTCGTCGGTAGAATTCATCAATCTATATCCGAATCCGAATAACGGACATTTCACACTGAATTTCAATTTGACAGAAAAATCAGATTGTACAGTGGATATTTACAATGCACTTGGTCAGTTGATCTATCGTGAAGCGCTTGGCGATTTTTCCGGCGAATACAAAAAAGATCTTGACCTGAGTAATTATGGAAAAGGCGTTTACTCCGTGCGATTGAAAACCGGAACGAAAGAGCTTGCGATCAAAACGATCGTGTACTGA
- a CDS encoding HAD family hydrolase, translated as MNAKISEWNIDRSWTLFLDRDGVINKRFPGDYVKCMEEFEFLPLVKESIAELSFLFGKIIVITNQQGIGKGYYSHEDLAHIHAHMKKEIEMAGGKIDAVFYAPQLEEEKSPMRKPGIGMALQAKKVLPEIDFAKSIIVGDSESDMEFGKRAGMKTIFVGKEKDVAMKCDGYVSDLGAARTFLQGF; from the coding sequence ATGAATGCGAAGATCTCCGAATGGAATATTGACAGAAGCTGGACGTTATTCCTCGACAGGGACGGTGTGATCAACAAACGTTTTCCCGGCGATTATGTGAAGTGCATGGAAGAATTTGAATTTCTTCCATTGGTAAAAGAAAGCATTGCGGAACTTTCATTTCTCTTTGGAAAAATAATTGTCATTACCAACCAGCAGGGAATCGGAAAAGGATATTATTCGCATGAAGATCTCGCGCACATACATGCGCACATGAAAAAAGAAATTGAAATGGCGGGAGGAAAAATAGATGCTGTTTTTTACGCGCCTCAACTGGAAGAAGAAAAATCGCCAATGAGAAAACCCGGGATAGGAATGGCGCTGCAGGCGAAAAAAGTGCTGCCCGAAATTGATTTTGCAAAAAGCATCATCGTCGGAGATTCGGAAAGTGATATGGAATTCGGAAAGCGCGCCGGGATGAAAACAATTTTCGTGGGAAAAGAAAAAGATGTAGCCATGAAATGTGATGGCTATGTGAGCGATCTCGGCGCGGCACGAACTTTTCTGCAGGGATTCTGA
- a CDS encoding PKD domain-containing protein, which produces MFRSVKICTLLLSIFFCSRILFAQNSNNWIDLWQTPGTNFFVVKAAFDSAYYDREQEMIRDMREHPRDSHGNEELDGTYFQFKRWEYFMQPRVGETGDVSIVNTTNQKFNEYLQGNPAAMTMHNSSVARMQSSSSWSFVGPTGAPTNSGAGRLCCIRFDPVTTTTMYVGTPAGGLWKSTNSGTTWTCLTDFLPEIGCSDVAIDPTNTNIIYMASGDNDAGDSPSIGVMKSTDGGLSWNTTGLSFTSSQVRRIGRLLIDPSNPNILYAGTSSGIYKTYDAGVNWYLVSQLNTQDMEFKPGDPNTIYACKTSFFKSTNGGLTWSLITTGLPQSSIVARLAIAVTPAAPDNVYVVAAHTSSYISEGVYLSTNSGSSFTPQSGQPNLLGWDPSGGDNTGQGWYDLSIAVAPYDANIVLVGGVNVWRSDDAGVNWTLNAHWTGSGAPYVHADVHDIVFDPVAGGSYYIGCDGGIFKTVNDGGSFSDLSHNLSIAQIYSLGLSQLNSGTLITGHQDNGTNVKVGANYFEGLGGDGMVCFIDRTNDGNMFGELYYGAFNRSTNGGGFWSGITSGLTGSADWVTPWCQDPVNANTLYAGYDQLFKSTDLGNTWNPTSTTMLGVLKDIEIAPSNNQIIYTTTGVGVTRSSDGGVTWANITPSVNTSSSSITKIAVSSYDPNKIWISLSGYTPNMKCFYSADGGTTWTNISYGLPNLPANCITSVPGSMSDAIFIGCDVGVYYRDNSSANWQPFFQSLPDAPVYDLKIFKPTMILRAATYGRGVWEVPIDQSLLVPQPNFTANLRNVCPGQSISFTDLSTMNPVSWQWSFPGGNPSSSTVQNPSIVYNTPGTYPVTLVATNAAGNATLTQTAYITVNGNVQPPFVEGFLNSTFVPAGWTTLNGGNQNFFWQRSNTVGHNSTNSAYFNNYTQNGGGDKDDIRTMGLDFTGYSSLQLQFDVAYARYSNSRSDSLEVRVSTDCGVTWTTVYVKGGLTLATAGTLSTPFTPSNNQWRTETVNLGAYANQSDVIFAFRNHARHGNYLYVDNINIAGTANAAPVASFSMNGNVCENNAVTFNDLSSPVPASWMWYFPGGNPSTSTSQNATTIFATAGTYTVSLVSTNSFGSDSVSQVITVNSSPAINAGADSSYCSGTYVQLNASGGTTYSWSPSTGMSNPNVADPGIYLTASGTFVVLGYNPLGCYSSDTVAITIKPNPAFSVNAAPSIICVGDTSLLTVTNPAWSYAWTPTNTLNIATGDSVVGSPTQTTNYTVIATDTNGCTATGIKTVTVTPPLMTPSVLVNGFQLTCSVFGYSYQWYLNGNPIAGATSQTYTATQVGNYSVEAFTYQGCSSGISSQLFVNGIEDHSSMPIFSVAPNPNSGEFDLSFVATENADYVLQIFSIDGKLVFNDELKKFSGSYTKHIDIRSYGAGSYVVRLTNEKQQTVQRVIVF; this is translated from the coding sequence ATGTTCCGCTCCGTAAAAATCTGCACTCTTCTTCTTTCAATTTTTTTCTGCTCCCGGATTCTGTTTGCGCAGAATTCCAATAACTGGATCGATCTCTGGCAAACGCCGGGAACTAATTTTTTCGTTGTCAAAGCTGCGTTCGATTCCGCTTATTACGATCGTGAACAGGAAATGATCCGCGACATGCGCGAGCATCCGCGTGACTCGCACGGAAATGAAGAGCTGGATGGAACTTATTTTCAGTTCAAACGCTGGGAATATTTCATGCAGCCGCGCGTGGGCGAAACAGGTGATGTTTCTATTGTGAATACGACCAATCAGAAATTCAACGAATATCTTCAAGGCAATCCTGCTGCAATGACAATGCATAATTCTTCAGTCGCAAGAATGCAGTCTTCCTCTTCCTGGTCATTCGTAGGCCCAACGGGGGCGCCCACAAATTCAGGCGCGGGAAGATTGTGTTGCATACGATTCGATCCGGTTACGACAACGACCATGTACGTGGGTACGCCCGCAGGAGGTTTGTGGAAATCTACCAATAGCGGAACCACGTGGACATGCCTGACCGATTTTCTTCCTGAGATCGGATGTTCTGATGTTGCTATAGATCCAACCAACACCAACATCATATACATGGCAAGTGGCGACAATGATGCAGGCGACAGTCCAAGTATCGGTGTAATGAAAAGTACGGATGGTGGGTTGTCTTGGAACACAACCGGTCTCAGTTTTACTTCGAGCCAGGTTCGCCGCATCGGGCGATTGCTTATCGATCCTTCGAATCCGAATATTCTTTATGCAGGAACATCCTCCGGCATTTACAAAACTTATGATGCAGGAGTTAACTGGTATCTTGTTTCGCAGCTCAACACACAGGATATGGAATTCAAACCGGGGGATCCGAATACGATTTATGCTTGTAAAACTTCTTTTTTCAAAAGTACAAATGGCGGATTAACATGGTCGCTCATTACTACAGGGCTTCCGCAAAGCAGTATTGTTGCCCGTCTGGCAATTGCAGTTACGCCGGCTGCGCCTGATAATGTTTACGTCGTGGCCGCGCATACCTCTTCTTATATTTCCGAGGGAGTTTATCTCTCGACGAATTCAGGAAGTTCGTTCACTCCGCAATCCGGTCAACCGAATTTGCTCGGATGGGATCCTTCCGGTGGCGACAATACCGGGCAGGGATGGTATGATCTTTCTATTGCTGTTGCGCCTTATGATGCGAATATTGTTCTCGTTGGCGGTGTGAATGTCTGGAGAAGTGATGATGCCGGTGTGAACTGGACGCTCAATGCGCACTGGACGGGATCGGGCGCACCTTACGTGCATGCGGATGTGCACGATATTGTTTTCGATCCGGTTGCCGGAGGAAGTTATTACATCGGTTGCGACGGAGGAATTTTTAAAACTGTAAATGACGGTGGAAGTTTTTCCGACTTGAGTCACAATCTCAGCATTGCCCAGATTTACAGTCTGGGATTATCTCAGCTTAATTCCGGAACTCTTATCACCGGCCATCAGGATAACGGAACGAATGTAAAAGTCGGCGCAAATTATTTTGAAGGTCTCGGCGGCGACGGAATGGTTTGTTTTATTGACAGAACCAATGATGGAAATATGTTTGGTGAATTGTATTATGGCGCATTCAATCGCTCAACGAATGGCGGCGGTTTCTGGTCGGGAATTACCAGTGGATTGACCGGGAGTGCCGATTGGGTAACTCCGTGGTGCCAGGACCCTGTGAATGCAAATACACTTTACGCCGGGTATGATCAGCTTTTTAAATCGACGGACTTGGGAAATACCTGGAATCCTACGAGTACAACTATGCTCGGTGTTTTAAAAGATATTGAGATCGCTCCTTCCAACAATCAGATCATTTATACAACAACCGGTGTTGGCGTTACACGATCTTCCGATGGCGGAGTTACATGGGCCAACATCACTCCTTCCGTCAACACTTCTTCTTCTTCTATTACAAAAATTGCTGTGAGCAGTTATGATCCGAATAAAATCTGGATCTCATTGAGCGGATATACTCCGAATATGAAATGTTTTTACAGCGCCGATGGCGGAACAACGTGGACCAATATTTCTTACGGACTTCCGAATCTTCCTGCTAATTGTATTACCAGTGTTCCGGGTTCAATGAGTGATGCAATATTCATCGGGTGTGACGTGGGCGTTTATTACCGCGATAATTCTTCTGCCAACTGGCAACCTTTTTTTCAATCACTTCCGGATGCGCCTGTTTATGATCTGAAAATTTTTAAACCCACAATGATCCTGCGTGCGGCAACTTATGGCCGCGGTGTTTGGGAAGTTCCGATCGATCAGTCGTTGCTGGTTCCGCAGCCAAATTTCACAGCTAACCTGAGAAATGTTTGTCCCGGTCAAAGTATTTCATTCACCGATCTCTCGACAATGAATCCTGTTTCCTGGCAATGGAGTTTCCCCGGCGGAAATCCTTCTTCGTCCACGGTGCAGAATCCATCCATAGTTTACAATACTCCCGGAACTTATCCGGTAACACTTGTCGCCACCAATGCAGCAGGCAATGCAACATTGACACAAACTGCTTACATCACTGTGAACGGAAATGTTCAGCCGCCTTTCGTGGAAGGATTTTTGAATTCAACTTTTGTTCCCGCAGGATGGACAACGCTCAATGGAGGCAACCAGAATTTTTTCTGGCAACGCAGTAATACAGTCGGACACAACAGCACGAATTCTGCGTACTTCAATAATTATACACAGAATGGCGGAGGCGACAAAGATGACATCCGCACAATGGGATTGGATTTCACCGGTTATTCTTCGCTGCAATTGCAGTTCGATGTGGCTTACGCGCGCTACAGTAATTCACGATCCGATTCACTCGAGGTTCGCGTTTCAACCGATTGCGGTGTAACATGGACAACTGTTTACGTGAAAGGCGGATTGACACTCGCCACTGCGGGAACGCTGAGCACCCCCTTCACTCCTTCTAACAATCAGTGGAGAACAGAAACGGTAAATCTCGGTGCATACGCCAATCAAAGTGATGTGATCTTCGCTTTCAGAAATCACGCGCGTCACGGAAATTATCTTTACGTTGATAATATCAATATCGCCGGAACTGCAAATGCCGCTCCCGTAGCTTCGTTCTCCATGAATGGAAATGTATGTGAAAATAATGCGGTAACATTCAATGATCTTTCATCGCCTGTGCCGGCTTCATGGATGTGGTATTTCCCCGGAGGAAATCCGTCAACCTCCACTTCACAGAATGCAACAACCATTTTTGCAACGGCAGGCACTTACACTGTTTCGCTTGTTTCCACAAATTCATTCGGCAGCGATTCTGTTTCACAGGTGATCACTGTTAATTCTTCGCCGGCGATAAATGCAGGAGCCGATTCATCTTATTGCAGCGGAACGTATGTGCAACTCAATGCAAGCGGAGGAACCACTTACAGCTGGTCGCCATCCACAGGAATGAGCAATCCCAATGTTGCTGATCCCGGAATTTACCTGACCGCTTCCGGAACCTTCGTTGTGTTAGGATACAACCCTCTCGGATGTTATTCTTCCGACACCGTTGCCATCACCATCAAACCGAATCCTGCATTCTCTGTTAATGCAGCCCCTTCCATCATTTGCGTGGGAGATACTTCTTTGCTTACGGTTACAAATCCGGCATGGAGTTATGCGTGGACACCAACGAACACATTGAATATTGCAACCGGCGATAGCGTGGTTGGATCGCCAACGCAAACCACAAATTACACAGTGATTGCAACAGATACCAATGGATGCACTGCAACGGGAATAAAAACAGTAACGGTCACTCCTCCGCTTATGACGCCTTCTGTACTCGTGAATGGGTTCCAGCTCACCTGTTCTGTTTTCGGTTATTCTTATCAGTGGTACCTCAATGGAAATCCGATCGCGGGTGCCACTTCTCAAACCTATACTGCAACGCAGGTTGGAAATTATTCCGTGGAAGCATTCACTTACCAGGGATGTTCTTCCGGAATTTCTTCGCAGTTGTTCGTGAACGGAATAGAGGATCATTCTTCAATGCCGATCTTCAGCGTCGCACCGAATCCGAACAGCGGAGAATTCGATCTTTCATTCGTGGCGACAGAGAATGCCGATTACGTGCTGCAGATTTTCAGTATCGATGGTAAACTTGTTTTCAATGATGAACTGAAGAAATTTTCCGGTTCCTACACAAAACATATTGACATCCGCAGCTACGGGGCCGGATCCTATGTTGTTCGTTTGACGAATGAGAAACAGCAAACCGTGCAGCGCGTGATCGTGTTCTGA